A single window of Nicotiana sylvestris chromosome 3, ASM39365v2, whole genome shotgun sequence DNA harbors:
- the LOC138887390 gene encoding uncharacterized mitochondrial protein AtMg00860-like, protein MCIDYRQLNKVTIKNKYPLPWIDDFFDQLQGAKVVSKIDLRSGYHQLRIRTSDVHKIAFRTRREEHEQHLRVVLQTLKDSQLYATFLKCGFWLSSIAFLGHVVSVEGIQVDSKKIEAVKNWPRPASATEIRSFWGSVGYYRRFVEGFSSIAAPMTKLTQKGSQFRWSDEFEASFQKLKTALTTTSVLVLPTGSGPYTVYCDASCTGLGPVLMQDGRVIAYASCCMPATR, encoded by the exons atgtgtatagattaccgacagttgaacaaggttacaatcaagaataagtatccattgccgtgGATTGATGATTtctttgatcagcttcagggtgccaaggtagtttcgaagattgacttgagatctggctaccatcagttgaggattaggacaTCTGATGTCcataagatagctttccgcacacG ccgggaggagcatgagcagcatctgagagtggtcctccagactttgaaagacagtcagttgtatgccacgTTTTTGAAGTGTgggttctggttgagttcaattgcgttcttgggtcacgttgtatcagtagagggtattcaggtagattcgaagaagatagaggcagtcaagaactggcctagaccagcatcagctacagagatccggagtttctggGGTTCggtaggctattatcgtcggtttgtggaggggttttcctctattgcagccccgatgaccaagttAACCCAGAAGGGTTCCCAATTTAGGTGGTCAGACGAGTTTGAGgctagctttcagaagctcaagacagctttaactacgacgtcggtgttggttttgcccacaggttcagggccatatacagtttattgtgatgcatcttgtacCGGACTTGGtccagtgttgatgcaggatggaagggtcattgcttatgcttcat